The Halomonas sp. HAL1 genome segment ATTACGCTGGCAACGCTTTATGCCAGTAGCGGCTGGATGGGCCAACTGCTTGAACCGCTTGGTTTTCAGGTCGCCTATACCTGGGTAGGCATTGCGTTGGCCATGGCCTTTACCAGTATTCCGTTTGTAGTGCGCACCGTTCAACCAGTGCTGGAAGACTTACCCGCTGAAGTCGATGAAGCCGCCATGTCACTAGGTGCAACTGACGGTGTCGCCTTTCGTCGCGTGATCTTGCCGCATATCTGGCCTGCCTTAGTCACCGGTACCGGGCTTGCTTTTGTGCGCTCGTTAGGTGAGTTCGGGGCGATCATTTTTATCGCTGGCAATATGCCTTATGAAACCGAGATCACCGCACTGATGATCTTCGTCAAACTGCAAGAGTACGACTATGCGGGCGCATCGGCGATCGCTTCGGTCGTACTGTTCGTATCACTGGCGCTGCTACTGGCGATTAATGTTTGGCAGGGACGTTTTGTACGCCGCCTGCATGGAGGTAAGGGCTAATGCGCCGAATTGGTGATGCACCGGTTGTCCGGCGTCTGCTGATAGGAGCCGCCCTGGTACTGTCAGCACTTTTTTTGCTGCTGCCATTGGTGGCCATTTTTGCTCAGGCGTTTTCTGAGGGCGTCATGGTCTTCTGGGCCAATGTTAGCAATACCTTCACGCTGCATGCGATTGGCTTAACGCTGATGATTGCGCTACTCACTATCCCGGTGTGCTTGGTGTTTGGTGTGGCGCTGGCGTGGCTGGTAACACGCTTCAGTTTTCCCGGGCGACGCATTTTACAGACCCTGATCGATATTCCCTTTGCGGTCTCCCCCGTGGTGGCGGGTCTGATTTACTTGCTGCTGTATGGCCGCAACGGCTGGATCGGCACGTGGCTGGATGGCCACGATATTCAGCTGATGTTTGCCTGGCCGGGTATTCTGATGGTGACTATTTTTGTGACCTGCCCCTTTGTGGCTCGCGAACTTATCCCGTTGATGCAGGCCCAAGGCTCGCGTGAAGAAGAAGCGGCCGTGACGCTTGGCGCTTCCGGTTGGACGACATTTCGTCGCGTCACGCTACCCAACATTCGCTGGGCACTACTGTATGGCGTCATCCTCACCAATGCTCGTGCAGTCGGCGAATTCGGTGCCGTTTCGGTGGTCTCAGGTGCCATTCGCGGCCAGACCAATACACTGCCACTGCACCTTGAGCAGCTTTATCAGGATTACAACGCCGTAGGGGCTTTTGCCTGCGCGGCCTTACTCGCATTCATTGCCCTATTGACGCTCGCCGCGAAGGCTGGGCTGGAATGGCGCGCAGCGCGCCGGGAGGCATTTGCATGAGCATTCGCTTACACAACATCGCTAAGCACTTCGGCAATACCCAGGCATTAGAGCCAATCAATCTGGATATTCATGAAGGTGAGCTGGTCGGCCTGCTCGGTCCTTCGGGTTCAGGCAAAACCACCCTGCTGCGGATTATCGCCGGATTGGAAAATGCCGACCGCACCACCCAACCGGGTAAAATTCTGTTTGGCGACCGCGACGTGACCAACGTGCATGTACGCGACCGGCGGATTGGCTTTGTCTTCCAGCACTATGCGCTGTTCCGCCATATGAGCGTTTACGACAACGTGGCGTTTGGCCTGACCGTGCTCTCGCGCAAACGCCGCCCCAGCAGCGGTGAGATTCGTGCACGGGTGTTCAGGCTGCTTGAAATGGTCAAGCTGGAACATCTTGCCAACCGCTACCCCGCCCAACTTTCGGGCGGCCAGCAGCAGCGCGTGTCGTTGGCCCGCGCCTTAGCGGTGGAGCCTGAAGTATTGCTCTTGGACGAACCGTTTGGTGCCCTTGATGCCAAAGTACGCCAGGAGCTTCGCCGCTGGCTGCGTCATCTGCATGATGAGCTCAATTTCACCAGCGTCTTTGTAACTCACGATCAGGAAGAGGCACTGGAGCTTTCCGACCGCGTCGTGGTAATGAGCAATGGCCGTATAGAGCAGATCGACACCCCCGACGAGCTCTACCGCACGCCAGCAAATCGCTTTGTGTTTGAATTTTTAGGCGATGTCAACCACCTGGAAGGCAAAGTGAGTAACGGCGTATTGACCTGCGGCGATGCCTATTGGCACGTTGATCTGCCCGATGGTCATGAAGAGCTGTTGCTGCGCCCTCATGAAGTACGCCTGACCGAGCAGCCCACCTCGGAAAGCCATCTGCCGGTTACCATCACAGCGATCTCGCCAGTGGGCGCCGAAGTGCGCGTGGAGTTGGAAGCGGATTGGCTCGCCCAGCCGTGGCTGGCAACCGTGCGCCACACTGACTTTGAACACTTGGCACTACGCCGGGGGCAACGCTTATTCGCCCATCCCCGTCACTGGCGCCGCTTCCCCAAAGTCACTGAGAAAACGACGGAGCAGACACGCGTCGCGTAACGTTTCAATAGCCGCCCCGTCCCGGGGCGGCTTGCGTAAATAACTACTCGGATTAGTTCAAAAGCGCATTTGCCTAAACGTGAGGCTCACCCGCGGCTCGATATCTTTCTTGGTTTTGGGCAGGCTATGTAACCAGTTCTTTTGCGTGGCGCCTTTCATAATCAACAGACTACCGTGCTCTAACGTAAGAGAGACACTCTCGCCTGTTACCTTATGTTTAAAAGAAAACTTTCTTTCGCCGCCAAGCGTGAGCGCCCCGATTGATCCCTTTTCAACCAGATCCTTCTCGGCATCACTGTGCCAACTCATACCCTCATCCCCTGAGCTATAAAAATTACACAGGCATGAGTTAAAGGCATCTCCACAGTGGCTTTCCACCAACTGGTTCATATCGCGTAAAAAATCAGGCCATACCAACGCCGTTTTGGTATATCCAGAGTAGCTAGATTTGACCGGTTCATCTGCATACCATGCCATCTTTCGCTTAGTGACAATCTCTTTACCGTAAATAAGAGCGCGATCATGCTCCCAGCTCAATTCGTTAATGCACCTACTGAAGTACATATCGGCGGTAGAAGCGTCTAGGATTTTGCCGTGGTAATAGGCTGCCCCATCCCGTGGAAGCAGGTTAATCAATTTCATACCGTCGTTTTCAAATAGATCTGTATGCGTCATAGCGATGCCAATTGTATGCCTATTACAAAGACAGCAAGAAACGGGTTTTTCTCACCCTAACAAGGAAGCAATACTGAAAGCCATGCGGCAAAACACCCAGGCTGAGGCCTGTTGGCTAATCAGAAAATTTATAAAGGGAAACAAAATGAGAGCAATAGACTATATACGGCTACTGTCGCTAGCCGCTATCTGGGGAGCAAGCTTTCTTTTTATGAGAATCGCCTCACCGGCGATAGGCCCAATCAACACAGCATTTTTTAGAGTCTTTTTTGGCCTCATCGGTTTGGCTTTTATCATCGTTATCATACGTAAAAGCCTGGCGTTCAGAGGCAAACTAGGCAAAATTTTGATTTTAGGTGCCATAAACTCAGGCATCCCATTTCTTATGTACAGTATAGCAGCAACATTACTACCTGCTGGCTATTCAGCGATTCTAAATGCGACGACGCCTTTAACAGGTGCCATGATTGGCTTTTTTATCTTTAGCGAGAGTTTAACTATAAAAAAATGGCTGGGCGTAACGCTAGGCATTGTCGGTATTACAATAATTACTACAGTGGGTGAATCCAATATTGTTGGCAACATCTACATTGGCGTTGCCGCCTGCATTATAGCTACTATTGGTTATGGCTTTGCGGGATTTCTTACCCGAAGATGGATAACCCAGCAAGGCGGCCTGGATTCAACGCTAGTTGCGTTTGGCAGTCAAATAGGCGCGACCATTTTTCTCACTCCCTTTTTGATTTGGAACCTTTCATCTGGCCCCAACATTGATTGGCTTCAAGGTGATGTGTGGGTCAGCCTGCTAGCAGTCGGCTTTTTATGCACCTCCTTCGCTTATATTCTTTACTTTAGATTGATCGCCGACATTGGTCCGTTACGGTCGCTCACCGTTACTTTCTTGGTGCCGCCTTTCGCTGTGTTATGGGGCTTTTTAATCCTTGATGAAACGATTTCCAGCGGATTTTTACTTGGCTCTTTGGTCGTTTTACTTTCCGTTTGGCTAATCGTGAGCACTGATTCCAAAAAAACCACTTAGCGCACTATCTTGTTTTGCTTCTTTCGCAAATTCAGCGGCGTGCCGTAGAAAATAAATTAATAGTCTTTGAAAATAGCGAGCAAAGCCGTTTCACCAGAACATACCGTCAGCACGCTAGCCGCGTTATACTGGCCTTTTAGCCATAGCGGAGGAAGACCATGCTTCGGCGTCACTTTTTACGGATTTCAGGTGTTCTGCTTGCCAGCGCCTGGCTAGCCGGTTGTACTAGCCCGCAGTACCTGCAACTCAGCCCTGAACGCAGCGCCCAGGTGCCCCAGGTTGGCTCCGGCCAGCAGGTTACGGTAATTGCTCAAGATGGGCGCGAAAGCGATATTATTGGCAATCGTGCTGGCGGCGGAATGTCCACCGCGCATATCACCGTGAGCAGTCACGAATTGATTCCGCGCTTACAGCAAGAAGCTGAGCGCGCCGTTAGCGATATGGGCTTTACACCCACGACAGAACAAGCCGAGGGGCGTCCGAGTTTGACGCTGGAACTTGCCAGTCTGAATTACGCACGTGGCGAGAGCGGCCAGCCATTGGTAGACGAAGCGCGTCTTGAAGGTGTCTTCCGCGCTATTGCGCAAAATAAGGGCACTACTTATACCGGCACTTACACATCGCGCCGTACTCAGGGTTATGCGCTTAAACCCGACGCCGACAGTAATGCGCGCATGCTGAGCGATCTACTTAGCGATGGTATGAACCGTGCTTTTAGCGACCCTGAACTGGGCCAATTGCTCGCCCGCTAAGCTATTCCCTTGCACAAACCACATAAATGCGGGCTGCCCCTCTTAACTCTCTAGAGGCGCGGCCCGCGTCGTTCCAGCGCCCACACGCTCTCCGTGTAACCGCGTTCATCGGGGCTGCCCTGTTCTAGAAATGTTAATGTGAAATTAGGGGCGAACAAGCTTTCAATTTCGCTGGCGGGGACACTATAGGGAGGCCCTGCATCACCCTCGTTGTGGGCCAAACTAATCAGCAGACCTTTGGCGCCGGGCGGTACCAGTTGAGCAAGATGAAAAGCATAGCGCTGGCGGGTTGCTGGCGGCAGCGCTATCAGTGAAGCGCGATCATAAAACGCCCCAATTTCTGCGGCCTGCTGAATATGTAGGTGAAAAAAGTCCCCACACCAGAGTTCAACATTGCCTTGACGGGAGACATTGAATCCTGCCTGGCGATAACGCGACACAGCCATACTACGCTGAGCCAAAAACTGCTCAATGGCTTCAGGGGCAAACTCAATCCCCAATACCGGATACCCTTCATCTGCCAGCCAGCGCATATCCAGGCTCTTACCACACAGCGGCACAAGCACCTTGGTGCGTTTGGCAACACCAAGCGAGCCCCAATGGCGCAGTAGCGCCGGGTGCGCCTGCTGCAGATGAAAACCAATGCGCCCTTCTTGCCAGCGCTTGCGCCATTGATCACTCATTTTTTGCTACCTTGTCGTTGATCGCGCTATTAAAACCAACGGTCACGCTTTTTACGTCGACGTGGCAGATGCGGCACAATCAGGCCAACCAACAAGCCCGCGCCAGCCACACCACCGCCGTACATAAAGTAGCGCATCAACAGATCTTCTTCCTGGGTTTCTAAGCGCGCCTGAAGCCCTCTTACCTGCTGGCGCGACTGCTCAGCCTGACTGTCCAGCTCTTGATTACTCGCTTCAAGCTCGGCAATACGCCGTTCACGAACCTCAAGGGTTTCTGTCATTGAGGAAACCCGCTGTTCCCAGGCCTCATTGATGCCATCCAGCTCCGCGGTTAACTCCTCTACCTGCGCTTCTAACGCGGGTAGCTGCTCAACCGCACTCGGCGTCTGCTGAAGCTCGTCGCTCAATACCCAGACCGCATTGCCATCGCTATTACGAACCCGGGTGTAATTCCCGCTGGTTTCAAGAACATCGACCTGCTCACCGGCATTCAACGTACCGATGATGCGATAACCGTCCGTTGGGCCACTACGCACGTAGGTACTTAACTCGTCGGTCACCCATGCCTGGTTGTCGGATTGGGCGTTAGCATTAATGCTCGCCACACTTAGTAAAACGCCGGCCGCAGCGGCGTAATATCGAAAACGAATTTTATTTACCTGCATGACATCATGTCCTGATTTAAAACGCTGCAAGGCGGACGAAGCCAACAGCGCTTATCGCCTAACTTAGCGGTGCGCTTGTCTCATACGCTTACCCTTCTCCGCGCGGTGGCAACGAAAAGGGACGGGGGAACTCTGCTACTCGGGCATCAGTTTTAACCGCCTTCAATGGGCCTTCACGCTCTACTTCATCAATGCGCACAATAGCATTTAATGGTAAGTAGCTACGTTTGACACCATCAAAGGTTCGCTGCAATTTTTCAGTCGCAGGGTCGACGACTACCCGTGAAGCATCGTCAAAGACAAACTCCTCGACTTCAATAAAGCCCCAAAGTTCGCTCTGAAAGATTTCTCGGACGTATAAATCCCAAATTTCACCCTGCTGGTGAACCACCACACGGTAGATCGGCTTGGCCGCCATCTTGGCCTATTCCTCTTGCCATTTGTACATGAAGTTGAACCGACTAGCTTACCATATTCCTACCGCTACGACTTTACGCAAAGCCTTTAGCGAGTGCTGCGTTAATGCTGCGGATAATGGGCTCATTAGCCGCACCAGCCGCCCTCGTGTATGGTGGGCTGGGTGTTTTGGCAATTCTTTTCACTCACCAAGTAGGAGTCATCAACATGCAAAAGGATCCAAATAAGGGCTATATCGCTCTGCTCGGTTGGAGCCTCAATGCGATTGAAGCGGCTGAGAATTTTGATCGTCGCTACATTGTCGTTGCACCTGACTGGGCCGAAGAGTATTGCCAAAAACACGACATTCCCTATGTGCCTTGGAATTTCGAGCGCCTCAATGACCGCTCAATGGAAATCGCCGAGACACTCAAAGAAAAGGGTGTTGATGTCGCGATCCCTCTCTATGAAGAAACCGTAGAATGGGCTGGGGCCATCAACTCCGTACTGCTTGATAACCCACGTATTTATGGTCAATCGCTACTGCTTCGCGACAAGGCGTTGATGAAGCGTCGGGCCCAGTTAGGCGGCATCCGCGTCGGTATCTTTGAAGAAGCCCACGATAAAGAAGACGTGGTGCGCTTTCTCAAACGCGTTAACCAGACGCTGCTTAAGCTGGATGGTGACCCCAACGACCCCATTCACCTCAAGGCCTTCGATAAAGCAGGCTGCCTGGGCCACCGTGTTATTCGCACACCGGATGAAGTGGATACCATCCCGGACGAAGAGTTCCCGGTGCTGATGGAATCGCACCTGGACGGCTGGGAGTTTGCTGTCGAAGCGTGGATTCATGATGGCAAAATCGCCTTCTTGAACATCTCAGAATATGTAACGCTGGGTTACTCTGTATTTGTGCCTGCGTCTCCAGAGCTTGAGAAGTATCGCGAACAGATCACCGTGCAAATCGAAAAGCTAGTTAAAGCATTTGATATTGAGTTTGGCTTGATTCACCCCGAATACTTTGTCACCAGCGATGGTGAGATGTATTTTGGCGAAGTGGCTTACCGTCCGCCCGGTTTCAAAGTCTTTGAATTGTTAGAACGTGTTTACGGCTTTAATGCTTATCAAGCGTCAATGCTAGTGTTCGACCCGAAAACCACGAAAGAAGAAGTGGCCAAGTTTTTCCCGAAAGAAGTGGTCGATGCCGATGGCTTTGCCGGTTGCTTTGGCGTATACCCACGCCGTCGTGTGGTCAGCCGTTTGGAAATTCCCGAAGAGACCGAAGATCACCCCTACTTTGAGTCTCATGAGCTAACCTCACCAGTAGAAGAAACCGTTACCAAACGCACCGCGTTTGGTACCCATTGGGGTCTGGTCTACTTTAAAGGCGAGGATGCGCATACCATACGCGACCTATTAAAACGCCAAGAAGACCTCGACTTCTATGTATAATCCCTGCTAACGCTGGGATAAGGAGTCACCGTGGAGACTGATCAAGTTACGTCTTCTCAAGAAGATAGCAAGCTCAATGGATTGTTGAGCAAATTTGATGACGCTGTGCGCCTGCTTACGCAGGCGCCCGCCTTCTCAAAGCCCGCCAAGCTGCCGCGAGTAATGGATACTGCGCGGCGAATATTACTTCAGGATGGCGGTTGTGAAGCACTGGAATCCCGCGCGCAAGCGTTCGAGGAGGCTGGTGTGTTTTTAGGCTCCGACTGGGAAACTCCCCAATATCTGGTGCCGACCCTGACAACTTTTGCGCTGAAAAGCGCGGATGCCAACGTGGTCGTCATCGAAGCATTAAGCGAGCTTCGGCTTCTCGCCGTCGCTAAAGGCGACTTTATTCATCCCCTGATTTCCGCCGATCATGCGCACCATTACCTGACTCAGGTCATGGCCATTAATTTATGGCTGCTATTTTTACCGCCCAGTGAGGCGGAGCGGGAAACCCAGGGGCGCCTGGCGACCATTCCTCGCCAGCTTTTCCAGCACTTAGCGGATCGAATCGGCTACGAACATATCGTCGATCAACTGATTGATGAGATTTGGCGCATTTTAAAGCAGCGTCCCATCCAGGTTGACTCGATCAAACAGATGATCACCCAAATTGCCCTTTGCCAAGCCAACCCAGCAATTGATCTAGGAGCTAGTGGCCAAGGTGCCGACCGTTTGGTCAGCTCGCTTTACGGGCCCACTCAGGCCTGCCGGGAAGACCCTGGTGTCGATGTCTATCGTGATCGCTTAGAGCACATGGATCAAGCGGCGCTGCAGGCTGAATCCACGGGCTTTGCCAGAGCAATGCACGATACCGGTCTAGTTTCGCCCTATCACGCCGTGTTGCTACGCCACCTGCTTGAAGAGGGTGATCATTTACTCTCTGAAGCACTGGGCTTGTCGTCTACCGGGCGTGATTGCTTACTCTGCTACCGTGAGCTGGTTCAAGCGTTGATTCGTGGTGGGGTTTATCCTGCTACGTCGCAGGCGGTCTATGGCCTAGCGCTCATGCTCGAACGCGGCATTCTTTATCAGCCACCGGTGGCACCGGCCATGTGGCGTCAGCTTAATCTACCGCTCTCAGAGTGGGCCCAGTCACGACTCACTATCGCCTATGGCGACACTGTTTCGCCCCGTGCACGGCTGATTGAAGGCGTGCTATGCATGCTGGGTCTACCGTTAGGCGTTGGACAGGGTAATAACCCTACCTGCCAATCGGCACGCGCCCTTTCCATGTGGGCCTACAATGATCCGGACTATCTGCTGCAGATGGTGGCGTGGGCAGCGCGCGATGACGAACTCATTATGCATTTCGAGGGCCAGGCCATCTCATCGATGGAGAGCCTTTCTGGCGTTGCGACTGAATTGCCAATGGATTTAGATCCCGTGTCGCTGATTGTGGTGCCACACCTTGATCGCATTTATGCCGAAATGGGCCGACGTTGCATTGGTCGTGAGGGTGACCCTCACCGCTGGGTGAATCCTGAATTTCATGGCTGGTGGTCAGGACGCGGTTTCCGCATCAATGTCGATGTGGCCACCGGGCAGCTAAGCGATGTGGATGATTTTGTACGCCACTTCTATGCCAGCTATCACCCCTACTACAATGGCAACCAACCGCTGATTCATCCCCAGCCAGCGGGCATTGCGGTCACCGATAGCGCAGCACGCTTTATTGGCTGGCACGCGATCACCATTTTGCGGGCCTCCCTCGACCCATCTGACGTTATGCGGGTTTATTTTTATAATCCCAACAACGATAGCGGCCAGGATTGGGGCGACGGCGTCATTGTCAGCACCTCGGGTAACGGTGAACGCTTTGGTGAAGCATCGCTGCCTTTCGAACGCTTTGCATCGCGGCTGTATATTTATCATTACGACCCACTCGAGCGTGGTGAAGTAGTGTCTGTCACCGATGAAGAGTTGGAAAATGTGAAATATTACCTCCACCGTAGCTGGGGGGCATCGCGTTTACCGCCTGTCGAACTGCAGGCTGATCAAGGCCCTAACGCCCCACCGGATGCAGAATAAGCCGCCCTATTAACGACACTCTTAATCATTATGATGCGACTCGATCAACTATTGGTCAGCCAAGGGCTGGCCAATTCGCGTACCCGCGCCCAGCGGCTTATTCGACATGGGCGGGTTCGTCTTGCCAGTAACGGTAAGCCGTTAACTAAGGCGTCAGAAAAGTGGCCCGAAGATACTCGCTTTGAAGTGGAGGACGACCCTGAAGAGCGCTATGTCTCCCGCGCAGGTTTGAAACTGGAAGCGGTGCTGACAACGCTACAAATGCATTTCAATGAAGCGGTGGTACTCGATATAGGCCAATCGACCGGTGGCTTCACCGACTGCGCGCTGCGCTTTGGCGCGCGCCATGTCGTTGGTATAGAGGTTGGCCATGGGCAGCTGGCCCCCGAGCTACGTGGCGACCCACGCGTGACGTGCCTGGAGGGATTGAATGCGCGTTACATGAGTAGCGATGAAGCACTAAAAAGCGTGCTTGCCGCTCAACCCATCGATAGCGCCATTATGGATGTGTCATTTATCTCGCAAACGCTGATTCTGCCTGAAATTGTCGCTCTGCTGCCACAGGAAGGACAATTGATCTCCCTGGTTAAACCTCAGTTTGAGCTGAACGCAGAAGCTCTCAATAAACGCGGCGTGGTGCGTGACGCTAGGCGTTATAACGACGTTGAAACCAATATTCGCAGCACTTGTGACGCCTGCGGATTTACCATTCACCACTGGCAGGAGAGCCCGATTACCGGCAGCGATGGCAATCGGGAGTTTCTACTGCACGCCGTAAAAGGGGCTTAATAAAAAGCATCAAGTCGACGAAGGAGGTGTGAGCTGATTTGCGGACTGCACTTTTATCGCCTCGCCCTTATCGGGATGTAGCCATACGTCCATCTGCTCAAAGGCCACGCGTACACCCGCCTCACGAAACAGTGCATCAACCCGACAGTTAATTTCATCGGCAGCAAACAGCCTGTCGAGCAGGTCATTGACGAAAATACGTAGCTCGAAATTGAGGCTGTGTTGTCCGTAACTCAAACAAAAAACCTGAGGTTCAGGGTCTGCCAGCACGCGAGGATTTTCATCTGCGGCTTTGCGCAGCAGTTGATGCACCTTCGGCATGTCCGACCCATGAGCCACGCCGTAAGTCAGCACGACACGGGTGATATTATCCGACAGTGACCAGTTGATGAGTTGGTCGGTTACAAAGGTTTTATTGGGGATAATAATTTCTTTACGATCAAAATCAGTGACGGTGGTCGCCCGGATGCGGATACGGCTGACAGTACCGTGCAAATTACCAATCGTGATCGTGTCGCCAATACGAATTGGCCGCTCAAACAGAATGATCAAACCGGATATAAAGTTGGCAAAAATTTCCTGTAAACCAAACCCTAACCCCACACTCAGGGCGGCCACCAGCCACTGCAGCTTGTCCCAGGAGACGCCAAGGGTCGATAACCCCATCACAATCCCCGTGCCCACAATGGTGTAGGAGAGCAGCGAGCTAATGGCATAGGCGCTGCCCTGTTTCAAGGACATCCGAGATAACACCATCACTTCTAACAAGCCGGGTAAGTTGCCCGCCATGATAAATGTAATGGCGACAATCAGTAGGGCAGCAAAGATGTCCGATATCGATAACGCGTTATCAACCAGATCTCCCTCTTGCGCCTCCCACAGTGATACGTTGTCCAGATAGCCAAGCACCGAAAGCAAGTCTGCCCAGACCAAATAAAGCAGGGCACTAAAGCCAATCAACACAATCAGCTTGGAAAGCCGCAGCGACTGGCTATTGATTTGCGCCATATCAAGCGGTGGCTCTTCGACAACTTCTAACCCACCTTCTGCACCTTCTTGCACCTGAGCGCGACGGCGCGCCAGCGCACGGCGATAGGCGAGCCGACGAGCAGCTACTGCCAAGCTGCGCACCAACGTGGCTTCCACAACCACCCACAGCCCCAGCAGGTAAAGCGTAATGGCGAACCTGCCTACTAGGCGCAACGCAGTATATTCATAGCCCCAGGCGACTAATCCCAGCAGCATCAGCGGCACCGACGCCATCGCCAGCCCCAACAGCAAACGAAACAGACGCACGCCAAAAATGGGGATATGCGCCAGTATCAATTGCGCCAGCCACCAGCTCATGGCTATCAAACCAAGCGACAGTAATGCTAGCGCAACGGGACGCAGTGCTAACGGAGTCTCCATCTCACCCGACATCGCGGCAATGGCAATGACGGGCACCAAAGCGACCCCTAATCCGCCTAACAGTTGGCGTAACCGAGCAGTGTATTGAGGTGACCAGGTAAAATGACGCTCAGCCACCCCATCAGCAACCAATAGTCGGCGCCCCCATGCCACTACGCCCCAACTCAGGGCTAACTGAAGCAGTGCCGGAGCAACGCTAGTTGCCAACGGCCCCGCCGCGCCTAATAACCCGCCCCCAATACCCGCTAACGCTAAGGGTCCAGGCAGCGCCAGCAATGCATTTAGCAGCACTGCTTTCGGCGTGTGCAGCTGGGTGTCGCTTTTCAAGCGTCCGATTTGTGAATGCAGGTTCGCCAAGCGCGTCTTAATTTGGCGACGTAACCCCATCAGCACGAGTCCCACCAACACAAGCGGTGCCCCGTTAAGCACTTGCCAAGAGAGTCCTTGCCAACGGGTGGGCAGAATGGCGCGCCACTCTCCCTCTTGCCACTCTAGGCGTAAATTATTCGGCAACTGGCGCAGCCAGTTAACGTCCAGCGGGCGGCTGTTGGCGACCCAAAATAGCT includes the following:
- a CDS encoding TlyA family RNA methyltransferase yields the protein MMRLDQLLVSQGLANSRTRAQRLIRHGRVRLASNGKPLTKASEKWPEDTRFEVEDDPEERYVSRAGLKLEAVLTTLQMHFNEAVVLDIGQSTGGFTDCALRFGARHVVGIEVGHGQLAPELRGDPRVTCLEGLNARYMSSDEALKSVLAAQPIDSAIMDVSFISQTLILPEIVALLPQEGQLISLVKPQFELNAEALNKRGVVRDARRYNDVETNIRSTCDACGFTIHHWQESPITGSDGNREFLLHAVKGA
- a CDS encoding acetyl-CoA carboxylase biotin carboxylase subunit family protein; translated protein: MQKDPNKGYIALLGWSLNAIEAAENFDRRYIVVAPDWAEEYCQKHDIPYVPWNFERLNDRSMEIAETLKEKGVDVAIPLYEETVEWAGAINSVLLDNPRIYGQSLLLRDKALMKRRAQLGGIRVGIFEEAHDKEDVVRFLKRVNQTLLKLDGDPNDPIHLKAFDKAGCLGHRVIRTPDEVDTIPDEEFPVLMESHLDGWEFAVEAWIHDGKIAFLNISEYVTLGYSVFVPASPELEKYREQITVQIEKLVKAFDIEFGLIHPEYFVTSDGEMYFGEVAYRPPGFKVFELLERVYGFNAYQASMLVFDPKTTKEEVAKFFPKEVVDADGFAGCFGVYPRRRVVSRLEIPEETEDHPYFESHELTSPVEETVTKRTAFGTHWGLVYFKGEDAHTIRDLLKRQEDLDFYV
- the mscK gene encoding mechanosensitive channel MscK, whose product is MVRCTCKWIVTCLFLLLIVSSAAAQATFQASMLERVPEQAELASRLAQLEALEGALTAQQTSDKEALEAALDAYERLASVDERLAALDTRVEQAPELLTRLQRELSEAEEASQQLSVAGLSDRPLDELETLQTEAVVELQQLQSQLAEVNSQLLAAQTLPERAQQSIAESLQRAESLRRQHAEREALLADRQLSALNDARLIQLSLERALADREVSFYQRELSANSRLRELAQERRDVLMLQIDYQEQQLSMLQGVIDQQRRLASEQAIADAARDNPLIAAGHPVVVQAQQANQTLSLELLRATDRANSIVRENIEAQRQLEHVRQLQRSLNEQINAIRGSQLLSRILREQRQSLPPLIARRDLQDEIADLRLKQFDLVRQRDQLRQSEQFATEQLVEAGIEATPELVDSLSRLYQSRRELVEQLEQSYGSLLSAAIELQLNQQQVLTTTSELRETIDEQLFWVANSRPLDVNWLRQLPNNLRLEWQEGEWRAILPTRWQGLSWQVLNGAPLVLVGLVLMGLRRQIKTRLANLHSQIGRLKSDTQLHTPKAVLLNALLALPGPLALAGIGGGLLGAAGPLATSVAPALLQLALSWGVVAWGRRLLVADGVAERHFTWSPQYTARLRQLLGGLGVALVPVIAIAAMSGEMETPLALRPVALALLSLGLIAMSWWLAQLILAHIPIFGVRLFRLLLGLAMASVPLMLLGLVAWGYEYTALRLVGRFAITLYLLGLWVVVEATLVRSLAVAARRLAYRRALARRRAQVQEGAEGGLEVVEEPPLDMAQINSQSLRLSKLIVLIGFSALLYLVWADLLSVLGYLDNVSLWEAQEGDLVDNALSISDIFAALLIVAITFIMAGNLPGLLEVMVLSRMSLKQGSAYAISSLLSYTIVGTGIVMGLSTLGVSWDKLQWLVAALSVGLGFGLQEIFANFISGLIILFERPIRIGDTITIGNLHGTVSRIRIRATTVTDFDRKEIIIPNKTFVTDQLINWSLSDNITRVVLTYGVAHGSDMPKVHQLLRKAADENPRVLADPEPQVFCLSYGQHSLNFELRIFVNDLLDRLFAADEINCRVDALFREAGVRVAFEQMDVWLHPDKGEAIKVQSANQLTPPSST